The following are encoded in a window of Arthrobacter woluwensis genomic DNA:
- the dusB gene encoding tRNA dihydrouridine synthase DusB, protein MTLEALPTRIELPPLKLGDITVDTPVVLAPMAGITNKAFRRLCREFGGGLYVAEMVTSRALVERSPESLRIIEHDDDEEVRSVQLYGVDPVTVGAAVRLLVEEDRADHIDLNFGCPVPKVTRRGGGSALPWKIDLFTAIVQTAVREASKGDIPLTIKMRKGIDEDHLTYLEAGRIARDAGVAAVALHGRTASQFYSGKADWDSIARLREALPDIPVLGNGDIWSAEDAERMVRQTGVDGVVVGRGCQGRPWLFGDLQAAFDGREDRIRPGLREVADAVYRHAELMIDTFGDEGKALRDIRKHMAWYFKGYVVGGDLRAQLATVPDLATLRGLLDQLDMESPYPGADAEGPRGRAGTPKRTALPDRWLESRSLNDEQRATIKAAELDVSGG, encoded by the coding sequence GTGACCCTTGAAGCACTTCCCACCAGAATCGAGCTGCCACCCCTGAAGCTCGGCGACATCACCGTGGACACCCCCGTGGTGCTCGCGCCCATGGCCGGCATCACCAACAAGGCCTTCCGCCGGCTCTGCCGCGAGTTCGGCGGCGGCCTCTATGTCGCGGAGATGGTCACCTCCCGGGCGCTCGTGGAACGCTCCCCGGAATCACTCCGGATCATCGAGCATGACGACGACGAGGAGGTCCGCTCCGTCCAGCTGTACGGCGTGGACCCCGTCACGGTCGGCGCCGCCGTCCGCCTGCTGGTGGAGGAGGACCGGGCCGACCACATCGACCTGAACTTCGGCTGCCCCGTCCCGAAGGTCACCCGTCGTGGCGGCGGTTCGGCGCTGCCCTGGAAGATCGACCTGTTCACCGCGATCGTCCAGACCGCCGTGCGTGAGGCGTCCAAGGGGGACATCCCGCTGACGATCAAGATGCGCAAGGGCATCGACGAGGATCACCTGACGTACCTCGAGGCCGGCCGCATCGCCCGCGACGCCGGAGTGGCCGCCGTCGCGCTGCACGGCCGCACGGCGAGCCAGTTCTACTCCGGCAAGGCCGACTGGGACTCCATCGCCCGGCTGCGCGAGGCCCTGCCGGACATCCCGGTGCTGGGCAACGGCGACATCTGGAGCGCCGAGGACGCCGAGCGCATGGTCCGCCAGACCGGCGTCGACGGCGTGGTGGTCGGCCGTGGCTGCCAGGGCCGACCGTGGCTCTTCGGCGATCTGCAGGCCGCGTTCGACGGCCGCGAGGACCGCATCCGCCCGGGCCTGCGCGAGGTGGCGGACGCCGTGTACCGGCACGCGGAGCTGATGATCGACACCTTCGGCGATGAGGGCAAGGCGCTGCGGGACATCCGCAAGCACATGGCCTGGTACTTCAAGGGCTACGTCGTCGGCGGGGACCTGCGGGCTCAGCTGGCCACGGTGCCGGACCTGGCGACGCTGCGCGGACTGCTCGACCAGCTGGACATGGAATCCCCGTACCCGGGAGCCGACGCCGAAGGCCCCCGTGGCCGCGCCGGCACCCCGAAGAGGACCGCGCTCCCGGACCGCTGGCTCGAGAGCCGCAGCCTGAACGACGAGCAGCGCGCCACCATCAAGGCGGCCGAACTGGACGTCTCGGGCGGCTGA
- a CDS encoding TetR/AcrR family transcriptional regulator: METEQPSLRERRRAQTRRELAAAAAELFTAQGVVATTAEEIAARAAISLRTFYRYFRTKEEAIAPLLEIGAERWQDALRAVPAGSDGKEAVTAAIRHALTPQDRETADGMELVRNLLIAAEEDAELAGVWAVVNARSERELLAVMADRFGAANSLLLRLHATAATAAVRVGLEAWAADVSPAPGDDDGKPGHPASSLAVEAFRRLSAGL, from the coding sequence GTGGAAACAGAACAGCCCAGCCTGAGGGAGCGCCGTCGCGCCCAGACCCGGAGGGAGCTCGCCGCCGCCGCGGCCGAGCTCTTCACCGCGCAGGGGGTCGTGGCCACCACGGCCGAGGAGATCGCCGCGCGTGCCGCCATCTCCCTGCGCACCTTCTACCGCTACTTCCGCACCAAGGAAGAGGCCATCGCGCCGCTCCTGGAGATCGGGGCCGAACGCTGGCAGGATGCGTTGCGCGCTGTGCCCGCAGGGTCGGACGGCAAGGAGGCCGTGACGGCGGCGATCCGACATGCGCTCACGCCTCAGGACCGGGAGACCGCGGACGGGATGGAGCTCGTGCGCAACCTCCTGATCGCCGCGGAGGAGGATGCCGAGCTGGCCGGGGTGTGGGCCGTGGTGAACGCCCGTTCGGAGCGCGAACTCCTGGCCGTCATGGCGGACCGGTTCGGCGCCGCGAACAGTCTGCTCCTCAGGCTCCACGCCACCGCGGCCACCGCGGCCGTCCGGGTGGGGCTGGAAGCGTGGGCGGCGGATGTGAGTCCCGCCCCCGGGGACGACGACGGCAAGCCCGGCCACCCGGCGTCGTCGCTCGCGGTCGAGGCCTTCCGGAGGCTGTCCGCCGGCCTCTGA
- a CDS encoding SDR family NAD(P)-dependent oxidoreductase, whose product MLRYTDRRALVTGGGSGIGQATVLRMLSEGGTVVAADVSEAGLADTVAKAGDAAPRLKTVVMNIADEASVKAGVSGAVEFLGGLDALVNAAGILRSSHTEQTTLESFEQVIRINLVGTFLVIREAIPALQDGKSAAVVNFSSTSAAFAHPYMAAYAASKGGVQSMTHALAAEYASAGIRFTAVQPGSISSGMTDGSGQSRQSVGPGLPEDADMRLFLKLSPALGEGFAGPETVAGVVAMLASEDGAFITGTEIRIDGGTHF is encoded by the coding sequence ATGCTTCGCTATACAGACCGCCGCGCCCTCGTCACCGGTGGCGGTTCCGGCATCGGGCAGGCCACCGTGCTGCGGATGCTCTCCGAAGGCGGCACCGTCGTCGCCGCCGATGTGAGCGAGGCCGGCCTGGCCGACACCGTGGCCAAGGCCGGCGACGCCGCCCCGCGCCTGAAGACCGTGGTCATGAACATCGCCGACGAGGCCTCGGTCAAGGCCGGCGTCTCCGGGGCCGTCGAGTTCCTGGGGGGCCTGGACGCCCTGGTCAACGCGGCAGGGATCCTGCGCTCCTCCCACACCGAGCAGACCACCCTCGAATCCTTCGAGCAGGTCATCCGCATCAACCTGGTCGGGACGTTCCTGGTGATCCGGGAAGCGATCCCCGCGCTCCAGGACGGCAAGAGTGCGGCGGTGGTGAACTTCAGCTCCACGTCGGCGGCGTTCGCGCACCCCTATATGGCGGCTTATGCGGCCAGCAAGGGCGGCGTGCAGTCCATGACCCACGCTCTCGCCGCGGAGTATGCCTCGGCGGGCATCCGCTTCACCGCGGTCCAGCCGGGCTCCATCTCCTCCGGCATGACCGACGGCAGCGGCCAGAGCCGTCAGAGCGTGGGCCCCGGCCTTCCGGAGGACGCCGACATGCGCCTCTTCCTGAAGCTCTCCCCCGCACTCGGCGAGGGCTTCGCGGGCCCCGAGACGGTGGCCGGCGTGGTCGCGATGCTCGCGAGCGAGGACGGCGCCTTCATCACGGGAACCGAGATCCGGATCGACGGCGGCACCCACTTCTAG
- a CDS encoding YibE/F family protein — protein MGAGHSHGGGHSHDDGVAPSAEAAAARRRAGWILAAILVPVTVLTVLGMVLLWPSGKHEDLRLSSPYSTAPGVSFDTGKVMSVTKASCSGSSPDAQPDSSQNGSGQSPAQSPSQSPSQGASQGSGQSGSTPGASRLTSCFWAVTQPDAGGSPVQVVFNPEVSASDSVHPGDGIRYLNLSQVQGASAGHAPSYVFVDFVRSAPIAILAVLYAAVVILVARWRGFRALLGLGVAYLVLAFFLLPGLVDGKPAMPLALTASTAILIAVLYFAHGFSARTSTALLGTIFGLLVTAGLALWATDAAKLLGIGSHEASTLVNTSGTISISSVILCGLIVASLGALNDVTITQASAVWELYEFSPETSAPKLFASAMRIGRDHIASTVYTIAFAYAGAALPVLIIVMLYERPFLDTLTSAELAEEVVRTLIGSIGLVLAIPLTTLVAVLVVKATNLHRHAVDAEQPLTRRERRALGR, from the coding sequence ATGGGTGCCGGACATTCACACGGCGGGGGCCACTCGCACGACGACGGCGTGGCTCCGTCCGCGGAAGCGGCGGCGGCACGCCGTCGGGCCGGGTGGATCCTGGCCGCCATCCTGGTGCCGGTCACCGTCCTCACGGTGCTGGGCATGGTGCTCCTGTGGCCTTCGGGCAAGCACGAGGATCTGCGCCTGAGCTCGCCGTACTCCACGGCGCCCGGCGTCAGTTTCGACACCGGCAAGGTCATGAGCGTCACCAAGGCTTCCTGTTCGGGGAGTTCCCCCGATGCGCAGCCGGATTCGAGCCAGAACGGCTCTGGCCAGAGTCCCGCGCAGAGCCCCTCACAGAGCCCCTCCCAAGGCGCCTCGCAAGGCTCCGGCCAGAGCGGCTCCACGCCCGGCGCCAGCCGTCTGACGTCCTGCTTCTGGGCCGTGACGCAGCCGGACGCGGGCGGTTCGCCGGTCCAGGTGGTGTTCAACCCGGAGGTGTCCGCCTCGGATTCCGTCCACCCCGGTGACGGGATCCGGTACCTGAACCTCTCGCAGGTGCAGGGAGCCTCGGCCGGGCATGCGCCGTCGTATGTGTTCGTGGACTTCGTCCGGTCCGCACCCATCGCGATCCTCGCCGTGCTGTACGCCGCCGTGGTGATCCTCGTGGCGCGCTGGCGGGGTTTCCGCGCACTGCTCGGGCTGGGGGTGGCGTATCTGGTGCTGGCGTTCTTCCTGCTGCCGGGCCTGGTGGACGGCAAACCCGCCATGCCGCTGGCGCTCACGGCGTCGACGGCCATCCTGATCGCGGTGCTGTACTTCGCGCACGGTTTCTCGGCCAGGACCTCCACGGCGCTCCTCGGCACGATCTTCGGACTGCTCGTCACCGCCGGCCTGGCCCTGTGGGCGACCGATGCCGCCAAGCTCCTGGGCATCGGCAGCCACGAGGCGTCCACCCTGGTCAACACGAGCGGGACCATCTCGATCTCGAGTGTCATCCTGTGCGGCCTGATCGTGGCGAGCCTGGGCGCGCTCAACGACGTCACCATCACCCAGGCCTCCGCCGTCTGGGAGCTTTACGAGTTCTCCCCGGAGACCTCGGCGCCCAAGCTGTTCGCCTCGGCCATGCGGATCGGCCGTGATCACATCGCGTCCACCGTCTACACGATCGCCTTCGCCTATGCGGGCGCCGCGCTGCCGGTGCTGATCATCGTGATGCTCTACGAACGGCCGTTCCTGGACACCCTGACCAGCGCCGAGCTGGCCGAGGAAGTGGTGCGCACCCTGATCGGCTCGATCGGCCTGGTCCTCGCGATCCCGCTCACGACGCTCGTGGCCGTCCTGGTGGTCAAGGCGACGAATCTGCACCGCCACGCCGTCGACGCCGAGCAGCCCCTCACGCGCCGCGAACGCCGCGCCCTGGGACGCTGA
- a CDS encoding GNAT family N-acetyltransferase yields MTIQYRPWREGDDLELLQLWGDPDSPAAGQFRASFAPSVGSIDGGSANGEPWRQCIVAEDVVDGVAIPVAAGVVYETALHSERLWSYIEVSRDHRGHGIGSSLLVMLRREAELSPSGVTALRSKVAVGTDGAGFAASAGLEPIQRSRLVEVSAGALKLPVFDGEGEDAGSDIIMDLATGSVELTQVVGRYYREVHSWDDPGELSLGTVQRLFLDDLSGAHGAIVLRAKPESAFGSTVSPTRKGRIRAFAISYAAPGTGEELQEGATDVFLGHDPALDAEDAAEAVRDLLSLIAYPHPVVLEVDDSMTALRAAVEPLLESGEARQLGADVLVVSDK; encoded by the coding sequence ATGACCATCCAGTACCGTCCCTGGCGCGAAGGCGATGACCTGGAACTGCTCCAGCTGTGGGGGGATCCTGATTCCCCGGCAGCGGGGCAGTTCCGGGCGTCCTTCGCGCCGTCCGTGGGCAGCATCGACGGAGGCAGCGCGAACGGCGAGCCGTGGCGCCAGTGCATCGTGGCCGAGGACGTGGTGGACGGTGTCGCCATCCCGGTCGCCGCGGGCGTGGTCTACGAGACCGCCCTGCACAGCGAGCGGCTCTGGTCCTACATCGAGGTCTCCCGCGATCACCGCGGGCACGGCATCGGCTCGAGCCTCCTGGTGATGCTGCGCCGCGAGGCCGAACTCTCGCCTTCGGGCGTGACGGCCCTCCGGTCCAAGGTCGCCGTGGGCACCGACGGCGCGGGTTTCGCCGCGTCCGCCGGGCTCGAGCCCATCCAGCGTTCGCGCCTCGTGGAGGTCTCCGCGGGCGCCCTGAAGCTCCCCGTGTTCGACGGCGAGGGCGAGGACGCCGGCAGCGACATCATCATGGACCTCGCCACGGGGTCCGTGGAGCTGACGCAGGTGGTGGGCCGCTACTACCGGGAGGTGCACTCCTGGGACGACCCGGGCGAGCTGTCCCTCGGCACGGTCCAGCGGCTCTTCCTCGACGACCTCTCCGGAGCCCACGGCGCGATCGTGCTGCGGGCCAAGCCGGAGTCGGCGTTCGGCAGCACCGTCTCGCCGACCCGCAAGGGCAGGATCCGCGCCTTCGCGATCAGCTACGCGGCGCCGGGCACGGGGGAGGAGCTGCAGGAGGGCGCCACCGACGTGTTCCTGGGCCACGACCCTGCCCTGGACGCGGAAGACGCGGCCGAGGCGGTCCGTGACCTGCTCTCCCTCATCGCCTACCCGCACCCCGTGGTGCTGGAAGTGGACGATTCGATGACGGCGTTGCGCGCCGCCGTCGAGCCCCTCCTGGAGTCGGGCGAGGCCCGGCAGCTGGGGGCGGACGTCCTGGTGGTCAGCGACAAGTAG
- a CDS encoding glycine--tRNA ligase codes for MAAKSTLDSVISLAKRRGFVFQAGEIYGGSRSAWDYGPLGAELKENIKRQWWQTFVRGRADMVGLDSSVILPSKVWEASGHVATFTDPLVECLSCHKRHRQDHLLEAYEAKKGRAPENGMDDIVCPDCGTRGEWTEPQNFSGLMKTYLGPIDDESGKHYLRPETAQGIFVNFANVVTAARKKPPFGIGQVGKAFRNEITPGNFIFRTREFEQMEIEYFTPPAEAPAAFEEWVEACWNWFVDLGINPENMRRFDVPDGERAHYSDRTIDIEYKFGFAGSGWGELMGVANRTDFDLKNHIEHSKQDLSYFDQASGERYVPYVIEPSFGLTRSMMAFLADAYTEDEAPNSKGGVDKRTVLKLDPRLAPVKAAVLPLSRNEQLSPLARELGDKLRKHWNIDFDDAGAIGRRYRRQDEIGTPFCITVDFDTLEDNAVTIRERDTMSQERVSLDQLEAYLAGKLLGA; via the coding sequence ATGGCAGCAAAGTCCACCCTCGATTCGGTCATCTCCCTCGCCAAGCGGCGCGGATTCGTTTTCCAGGCCGGTGAGATCTACGGTGGATCGCGCTCCGCGTGGGACTACGGCCCCCTCGGCGCCGAGCTCAAGGAGAACATCAAGCGCCAGTGGTGGCAGACCTTCGTCCGCGGCCGCGCCGACATGGTCGGCCTCGACTCCTCCGTGATCCTGCCGTCGAAGGTCTGGGAGGCCTCCGGCCACGTCGCCACCTTCACCGACCCGCTGGTCGAGTGCCTCTCCTGTCACAAGCGCCACCGCCAGGACCACCTCCTGGAGGCGTATGAGGCGAAGAAGGGCCGCGCCCCGGAGAACGGCATGGACGACATCGTGTGCCCCGATTGCGGCACCCGCGGTGAGTGGACCGAGCCCCAGAACTTCTCGGGCCTCATGAAGACCTACCTCGGCCCCATCGACGACGAGTCCGGCAAGCACTACCTGCGCCCGGAGACGGCCCAGGGCATCTTCGTGAACTTCGCCAATGTGGTGACCGCCGCCCGCAAGAAGCCGCCGTTCGGCATCGGCCAGGTCGGCAAGGCGTTCCGCAACGAGATCACCCCCGGCAACTTCATCTTCCGCACCCGCGAGTTCGAGCAGATGGAGATCGAGTACTTCACCCCGCCGGCCGAGGCGCCCGCCGCGTTCGAGGAATGGGTCGAGGCCTGCTGGAACTGGTTCGTGGACCTGGGCATCAACCCTGAGAACATGCGCCGCTTCGACGTCCCGGACGGCGAGCGTGCGCACTACTCGGACCGCACCATCGACATCGAGTACAAGTTCGGCTTCGCCGGCTCCGGCTGGGGCGAGCTCATGGGTGTCGCCAACCGCACCGACTTCGACCTGAAGAACCACATCGAGCACTCGAAGCAGGACCTCTCCTACTTCGACCAGGCCTCCGGCGAACGGTACGTCCCGTACGTCATCGAGCCGTCCTTCGGCCTGACCCGCTCCATGATGGCCTTCCTGGCCGATGCCTACACCGAGGACGAGGCTCCCAACTCCAAGGGCGGCGTGGACAAGCGCACCGTCCTGAAGCTGGACCCGCGCCTGGCTCCGGTCAAGGCCGCCGTGCTGCCGCTGTCCCGCAACGAGCAGCTCTCCCCGCTGGCCCGCGAGCTCGGTGACAAGCTGCGCAAGCACTGGAACATCGACTTCGACGACGCCGGCGCGATCGGCCGCCGCTACCGCCGCCAGGACGAGATCGGCACCCCGTTCTGCATCACCGTCGACTTCGACACCCTCGAGGACAACGCCGTGACCATCCGCGAACGCGACACCATGAGCCAGGAGCGCGTCTCCCTGGACCAGCTCGAGGCCTACCTGGCCGGAAAGCTGCTGGGCGCCTAG
- a CDS encoding lactonase family protein: MTIPLYLGSYTEDGSGRGPGVQRVTVDPVEGELTVLATSDGVRNPSFLLRGPGGRLFAVEELDAGQVVELDPETLAVRARVSSGGSSPCHLGLAGGLLLVANYGSGTVSGLSLDEPWGAEPLWTVGQEGAGPVAGRQEGPHAHSTIALGDDRFLVADLGRDRVDEYLLGEGGPELVGGLGLPPGTGPRHLLLDRPAADGAVVLRVVGELDAALHRAVRAADGSWDLAGPPVALAPGHEHAYPSEITGHPGSGERALVVGVRGSDTLAVVARGGLGEGEGEERLLRTLPCGGAWPRHLAWARDDDGAPHLCVAAERGHRLSVFVPGPDGDLTPVGGVGTFSPTYVLPVG, encoded by the coding sequence ATGACCATCCCCCTCTATCTCGGGAGCTACACCGAGGACGGCTCCGGCCGCGGCCCGGGCGTGCAGCGCGTGACGGTGGACCCGGTGGAGGGGGAGTTGACCGTGCTCGCCACGAGCGACGGTGTGCGGAACCCGTCCTTCCTGCTGCGCGGGCCGGGCGGGCGCCTCTTCGCCGTGGAGGAGCTCGACGCCGGCCAGGTGGTCGAGCTGGATCCGGAGACGCTCGCGGTCAGGGCCCGGGTGAGCAGCGGCGGGTCGTCGCCATGCCACCTCGGGCTGGCCGGAGGCCTCCTCCTTGTGGCCAACTATGGCTCCGGGACGGTGTCCGGCCTCTCGCTGGATGAGCCGTGGGGCGCCGAGCCGCTGTGGACGGTGGGCCAGGAGGGCGCGGGCCCGGTGGCCGGCCGCCAGGAAGGTCCCCATGCCCACTCGACCATCGCGCTGGGCGACGACCGTTTCCTCGTGGCGGACCTGGGGCGGGACCGGGTCGACGAATACCTCCTGGGTGAGGGCGGTCCGGAGCTCGTGGGCGGGCTGGGCCTCCCGCCCGGCACCGGTCCGCGGCATCTGCTGCTGGACCGGCCCGCTGCCGACGGCGCCGTGGTCCTCCGGGTGGTCGGTGAGCTCGACGCCGCGCTCCACCGGGCCGTCCGTGCCGCGGACGGGTCGTGGGACCTGGCCGGGCCGCCCGTGGCGTTGGCTCCCGGTCACGAGCACGCCTATCCGAGTGAGATCACCGGCCACCCCGGCTCCGGTGAGCGGGCACTCGTGGTGGGCGTGCGCGGGAGCGACACGCTCGCCGTCGTCGCGCGCGGGGGACTCGGGGAAGGAGAAGGGGAGGAGCGCCTGCTCCGCACGCTTCCGTGCGGCGGTGCGTGGCCCCGTCACCTGGCCTGGGCACGCGACGACGACGGCGCCCCGCACCTCTGCGTCGCGGCGGAACGCGGGCACCGGCTGAGCGTGTTCGTCCCCGGCCCGGACGGCGATCTCACCCCGGTGGGCGGCGTGGGGACATTCAGCCCGACGTACGTGCTGCCGGTAGGCTAG
- a CDS encoding RNA-binding S4 domain-containing protein — protein MTSPEPDGIDTIEIRDSMIRLGQLLKLASLADDGVEATELIKNGLVKVNGDIEDRRGRQLTAGDVVSVNGQSVRITAAG, from the coding sequence ATGACTTCTCCTGAGCCGGACGGCATCGACACCATCGAGATCCGGGATTCGATGATCCGCCTGGGTCAGCTTCTCAAGCTCGCCTCCCTCGCCGACGACGGCGTCGAGGCCACCGAGCTCATCAAGAACGGGCTGGTCAAGGTCAACGGCGACATCGAGGACCGCCGGGGCCGTCAGCTCACGGCCGGCGACGTGGTGAGCGTCAACGGTCAGAGCGTCCGCATCACCGCTGCGGGCTGA
- a CDS encoding alpha/beta hydrolase: protein MSLDAPAFPEPTVLWSVPEDQRQGRPLLVLLHGYGANEADLFGLADQLPEEFVVASVRAPLAMGPGFTWFPLTGSLDYSFDAVKDATEYVLDWLDGVREEFSSVSLLGFSMGMAMATSMWRRRPQDFAAIVGLSGFAVEGGTDWFRDAELDGSTPFFWGRDPQDPVIPRDRIDFTAAWLLGKARATKVQYSGVWHGISPQEVGHVAEFLGFEVLSPQR from the coding sequence ATGAGTCTTGACGCCCCAGCCTTCCCTGAACCCACGGTCCTCTGGTCCGTCCCCGAAGATCAGCGGCAGGGGCGGCCACTCTTGGTCCTCCTGCACGGCTACGGCGCCAACGAGGCCGATCTGTTCGGCCTGGCGGATCAGCTCCCCGAAGAATTCGTGGTCGCGAGCGTGCGTGCGCCCCTGGCCATGGGCCCAGGCTTCACCTGGTTCCCGCTCACCGGGTCCCTCGACTACTCCTTCGACGCCGTGAAGGACGCGACCGAGTACGTGCTCGACTGGCTGGACGGCGTGCGCGAGGAGTTCAGCTCCGTGAGCCTCCTCGGCTTCTCCATGGGCATGGCGATGGCCACCAGCATGTGGCGCCGGCGCCCGCAGGACTTCGCGGCGATCGTGGGGCTCTCAGGTTTCGCCGTGGAGGGCGGCACGGACTGGTTCCGTGACGCGGAGCTGGACGGCAGCACACCGTTCTTCTGGGGCCGTGACCCTCAGGATCCCGTCATCCCGCGGGACCGGATCGATTTCACCGCGGCCTGGCTGCTGGGCAAGGCGCGCGCCACGAAGGTGCAGTACAGCGGCGTGTGGCACGGGATCAGCCCTCAGGAAGTGGGCCACGTCGCCGAATTCCTCGGCTTCGAGGTGCTCAGCCCGCAGCGGTGA
- a CDS encoding SGNH/GDSL hydrolase family protein, which yields MSDSSQLSSGPVSSGPVSPAPATSPEAQQQGDGGHPWSRYVALGDSFTEGIGDPEPASPGGHRGWADRVAEELSAGHPDFAYANLAIRGRLLQQIIDEQVDPCLDLKPDLITISAGGNDLIRPGGDPDALANTLDAAVGRLASEGATVVLFNGPDTVSTVLSPLRGKVAIYNENLRTVAARHDAVIADMWSLRQLAGSQYWDQDRLHFSPLGHHTIATMVLDALNVQHTLEPLSPKPLPEKTWRTARTEDFLWAREHLFPWVLRRLRHQSSGDGIQPKRPVPGPVFLPGQEL from the coding sequence ATGAGCGACTCCTCTCAGTTATCTTCAGGGCCGGTATCTTCAGGGCCGGTATCTCCCGCGCCGGCCACGTCTCCTGAGGCCCAGCAGCAGGGCGACGGCGGCCACCCGTGGTCCCGGTACGTGGCCCTCGGCGACTCCTTCACGGAGGGCATCGGCGACCCCGAGCCCGCGAGCCCGGGCGGTCACCGCGGCTGGGCGGACCGCGTGGCGGAGGAACTGAGTGCCGGGCACCCGGACTTCGCCTACGCCAACCTCGCCATCCGCGGGCGTCTATTGCAGCAGATCATCGATGAGCAGGTGGACCCCTGTCTGGACCTCAAGCCGGATCTGATCACCATCTCCGCCGGCGGCAACGACCTCATCCGTCCCGGCGGTGATCCCGACGCCCTCGCCAACACGCTGGACGCCGCCGTCGGCCGCCTCGCCTCCGAAGGCGCCACGGTGGTGCTGTTCAACGGCCCGGACACGGTCTCGACCGTGCTGAGCCCGCTCCGCGGCAAGGTGGCCATCTACAACGAGAACCTGCGCACCGTCGCCGCCCGGCACGACGCCGTGATCGCGGACATGTGGTCGCTGCGGCAGCTCGCCGGCTCGCAGTACTGGGACCAGGACCGCCTGCACTTCTCACCGCTCGGGCACCACACCATCGCGACGATGGTCCTGGACGCCCTGAACGTCCAGCACACCCTGGAACCGCTCTCCCCCAAGCCTCTGCCGGAGAAGACCTGGCGCACCGCCCGCACCGAGGACTTCCTGTGGGCCCGCGAGCACTTGTTCCCGTGGGTTCTGCGGCGCCTGCGGCACCAGTCCTCGGGCGACGGCATCCAGCCCAAGCGCCCGGTGCCCGGGCCGGTGTTCCTGCCGGGTCAGGAGCTCTGA
- the metX gene encoding homoserine O-acetyltransferase MetX has product MTIAASRPLSTARDTTTREERDAGARHGVQRTAVVGPLELEAGGKLPDVTLAYETWGTLAPDAGNAVLIQHALTGSAHVAQGDTDEEGWWDGLVGPGRAIDTDRFFVVAVNIIGGCNGSTGPSSPAPDGKPWGSRFPFITLRDAAVAEARLADQLGISQWFAVVGGSMGGARALEWAAGFPERVRKCAVIAIGAHSTAEQIALAQAQTLAIRQDPAFRDGDYYDGPAPEAGLALARRIAHISYRSEAELEARFSRKPQEGESPLNASALAERGRYQVESYLDHQGTKLVRRFDANSYIALTEALMSHDVGRGRGGVEAALADSPVEFFVAAVESDRLYLPRQSEALAAALPGDVTVHRIASEIGHDGFLTEADQLGALLGRTLFA; this is encoded by the coding sequence ATGACCATCGCTGCATCCCGTCCACTGTCCACCGCGCGGGACACCACCACCCGCGAGGAGCGCGACGCCGGCGCACGCCACGGCGTCCAGCGCACCGCCGTCGTCGGGCCGCTGGAGCTGGAGGCCGGCGGGAAGCTGCCGGACGTCACCCTCGCGTACGAGACCTGGGGGACGCTCGCGCCGGATGCCGGGAACGCCGTCCTGATCCAGCACGCCCTCACGGGAAGCGCGCACGTCGCCCAGGGGGACACGGACGAGGAGGGCTGGTGGGACGGCCTGGTCGGTCCGGGCCGCGCGATCGACACGGACCGGTTCTTCGTGGTGGCCGTGAACATCATCGGCGGCTGCAACGGCAGCACGGGACCGTCGAGCCCCGCGCCCGACGGCAAGCCGTGGGGTTCCCGCTTTCCGTTCATCACGCTCCGCGACGCGGCGGTCGCCGAGGCGCGGCTCGCGGATCAGCTGGGCATCTCGCAATGGTTCGCGGTGGTCGGTGGGTCCATGGGCGGCGCGCGAGCGCTGGAATGGGCCGCGGGATTCCCCGAACGGGTCCGGAAGTGCGCGGTGATCGCGATCGGCGCCCACAGCACCGCCGAACAGATCGCGCTCGCCCAGGCGCAGACCCTCGCCATCCGCCAGGACCCCGCCTTCCGGGACGGCGACTACTACGACGGTCCGGCCCCCGAGGCGGGCCTGGCCCTGGCACGCCGGATCGCGCACATCTCGTACCGCAGCGAGGCGGAGCTCGAGGCCCGCTTCAGCCGCAAACCCCAGGAGGGCGAGTCACCGCTCAACGCCTCGGCCCTCGCCGAACGGGGCCGGTACCAGGTGGAAAGCTACCTGGATCATCAAGGCACCAAGCTCGTCCGCCGTTTCGACGCCAACAGCTACATCGCGCTGACGGAAGCGCTCATGAGCCACGACGTCGGACGCGGCCGCGGGGGAGTCGAGGCGGCCCTGGCGGACAGCCCGGTCGAGTTCTTCGTCGCGGCGGTCGAGTCCGACCGCCTCTACCTGCCCCGGCAGTCGGAGGCCCTCGCGGCCGCCCTGCCCGGCGACGTCACGGTGCACCGGATCGCCTCGGAGATCGGCCACGACGGCTTCCTCACCGAGGCCGACCAGCTCGGCGCGCTGCTCGGCCGGACGCTGTTCGCGTGA